Proteins encoded by one window of Puntigrus tetrazona isolate hp1 chromosome 17, ASM1883169v1, whole genome shotgun sequence:
- the gcfc2 gene encoding GC-rich sequence DNA-binding factor 2 isoform X2, which yields MFNKKPRRNFRQRKNESSDEDENEKLSGDAGKETEKAVSPRSNGSPKARERDSSDAEESSDTKHRSKSNTLSFLEEKDSTEGSFTVRRSVNREVVFQARKKESSPAPPLGSKVKKSEDVRVQSDSDSDSSVEEVPPDSDEGSSSTLSSSSGSPKPQRVVIPDARKIRAAKEKRRQARAQQDYISLDSPRTPGSPQEEDPSNGEQDSDSELDDHERRIQFAPKPKTLRERMADKMGSDSEESFSDSQEEEDQQIWEEQQIGKGVKRHQEWQAPRPARQKKMNVPESLPPVSIDVIKKRIISKLASLREVHRAREAELRRMQLDMEMAKSSLESLENHAADEKLRFYRTMNIFSRNLLECLSEKMILINSIELDMHSLYIDQAEALMSQRREALQEESSRIQKITYNTDSHDNGDTGGDSNPTWQNCLSEEDAGCVPCDWEPASEQQAELQRKRDDLLKKAKEVFADVQTDFWDVKKILSRFDEWRVSFQDSYSNAYIGLCLPKLLAPLIRHQLIGWNPLQADEDFETLPWYSAVERFCHGQGYEESENMDKTTLPTIIEKTILSKVQGFVELVWDPLSARQSQTLTTLCKRIQDDYSVFDGEQSKPVKAFVEAVIQRLRSAVDNDVFVPLYPKKFLEDKRSPQFQFQNKQFWSAVKLLGNMALWDGLIHEHVLKELMLEKLLGRYLMITVLNESDPKHTVHKCKKIADCFPESWFIDGITGWSLPQLQSFSKHLLQTARVLFKDSSDPSSTRALLSDVLFVLKKIKAHDGIRTITEKYHCEDLLKTLP from the exons ATGTTTAACAAAAAGCCACGCAGAAATTTCAGGCAAAGGAAGAATGAATCCAGTGATGAAGATGAGAACGAAAAGCTCAGCGGTGACGCCGGAAAGGAAACGGAGAAAGCGGTTTCGCCGCGGAGCAACGGCAGTCCAAAGGCTCGCGAGCGCGACTCCAGTGATGCTGAGGAGTCCTCAGACACAAAACACCGGTCGAAGAGCAACACACTCAGCTTTCTTGAGGAAAAAGACT CCACCGAGGGCAGTTTTACAGTGAGACGCTCGGTCAACAGAGAAGTTGTGTTCCAGGCTCGGAAAAAAGAAAGTTCCCCCGCGCCGCCGCTCGGCTCCAAGG TTAAGAAGAGTGAAGATGTCCGTGTGCAATCTGACAGCGATTCTGATTCATCGGTGGAAGAAGTTCCTCCTGACAGCGACGAGGGGAGTTCTTCTACCCTGTCGAGTTCGTCCGGTTCTCCAAAACCACAAAGAG TCGTCATTCCCGACGCTAGAAAGATTCGCGCTGCCAAAGAGAAAAGGAGACAAGCCAGAGCCCAGCAGGATTACATTTCATTGGATTCACCCCGAACTCCTGGGAGCCCACAGGAAGAGGATCCGAGCAATGGAGAACAAGACAGTGACAGTGAGCTGGACGATCATGAGCGTAGAATCCAGTTTGCACCCAAACCCAAGActctgagagagagaatggCTGACAAGATGG gCAGTGATAGTGAAGAGAGTTTTTCTGATAGCCAAGAGGAGGAAGACCAGCAGATATGGGAAGAACAGCAAATCGGAAAAGGAGTCAAAAGACACCAA GAATGGCAGGCTCCTAGACCGGCACGGCAGAAGAAAATGAACGTCCCTGAATCCCTGCCGCCAGTCAGTATCGATGTCATTAAGAAGAGAATCATTTCGAA ATTAGCTTCACTGAGAGAGGTGCACAGGGCTCGGGAGGCGGAGCTAAGGAGGATGCAGCTGGATATGGAAATGGCCAAGAGCTCATTGGAGAGTCTTGAAAATCATGCTGCGGATGAGAAGCTGCGCTTCTACCGCACCATGAATATATTCTCACGAAACCTACTGGAATGCCTGTCTGAGAAG atgaTTTTAATAAACTCCATTGAGCTGGACATGCACAGTCTCTATATTGACCAGGCAGAGGCGCTGATGAGTCAGAGAAGAGAAGCACTGCAGGAGGAGTCCTCCAGGATTCAGAAGATAACCT ATAACACTGATTCACACGACAACGGTGACACAGGCGGAGACTCTAACCCTACTTGGCAGAATTG CTTGTCTGAAGAAGACGCTGGGTGTGTGCCGTGTGACTGGGAGCCCGCGTCTGAGCAGCAGGCAGAGCTACAAAGGAAAAGAG ATGATCTGCTGAAAAAGGCGAAGGAAGTGTTTGCAGATGTTCAAACGGACTTCTGGGATGTGAAGAAAATCCTCTCTAGATTTGATGAGTGGCGCGTCTCCTTTCAGGACTCTTACAGTAATGCCTACATTGGCCTATGCCTCCCAAAACTCCTGGCACCCCTGATCCGACACCAGCTTATTGGCTGGAATCCTCTTCAG GCAGACGAAGACTTCGAAACATTGCCGTGGTATTCTGCTGTTGAGAGGTTCTGTCATGGTCAGGGTTATGAGGAGTCGGAGAACATGGATAAGACGACGCTGCCTACCATAATTGAGAAGACGATCCTCTCTAAAGTTCAAG GTTTCGTGGAGCTGGTGTGGGACCCTCTGTCCGCGCGGCAGTCTCAAACCCTCACGACACTCTGCAAGAGAATACAGGATGATTATTCTGTATTTGATGGTGAACAAAGCAAACCTGTCAAG gcctttgtagaagcAGTTATTCAGAGGTTAAGGAGCGCTGTAGATAATGACGTCTTTGTCCCACTGTACccaaaaaa GTTTCTAGAGGATAAACGGTCCCCACAGTTCCAGTTTCAGAACAAACAGTTTTGGTCAGCAGTGAAG TTGCTTGGTAATATGGCATTATGGGACGGTTTAATTCATGAACATGTTCTTAAAGAGCTGATGTTGGAGAAACTTCTCGGCCGTTACTTGATGATAACTGTCCTTAATGAATCTGATCCAAAACACACCGTCCACAAATGCAAAAAG ATTGCAGATTGTTTTCCTGAATCGTGGTTCATTGATGGGATCACTGGGTGGTCACTTCCTCAGCTGCAGAGCTTCAGCAAACATCTTCTTCAGACCGCTCGGGTCTTATTTAAGGACAGCAGTGACCCCAGCAGCACTCG gGCACTTTTATCTGATGTGCTGTTTGTCCTCAAGAAGATAAAGGCACATGACGGCATTAGGACtataacagaaaaatatcaCTGTGAGGATCTGTTAAAAACTCTCCCGTAG
- the gcfc2 gene encoding GC-rich sequence DNA-binding factor 2 isoform X1: MFNKKPRRNFRQRKNESSDEDENEKLSGDAGKETEKAVSPRSNGSPKARERDSSDAEESSDTKHRSKSNTLSFLEEKDSTEGSFTVRRSVNREVVFQARKKESSPAPPLGSKVKKSEDVRVQSDSDSDSSVEEVPPDSDEGSSSTLSSSSGSPKPQRVVIPDARKIRAAKEKRRQARAQQDYISLDSPRTPGSPQEEDPSNGEQDSDSELDDHERRIQFAPKPKTLRERMADKMGSDSEESFSDSQEEEDQQIWEEQQIGKGVKRHQKEWQAPRPARQKKMNVPESLPPVSIDVIKKRIISKLASLREVHRAREAELRRMQLDMEMAKSSLESLENHAADEKLRFYRTMNIFSRNLLECLSEKMILINSIELDMHSLYIDQAEALMSQRREALQEESSRIQKITYNTDSHDNGDTGGDSNPTWQNCLSEEDAGCVPCDWEPASEQQAELQRKRDDLLKKAKEVFADVQTDFWDVKKILSRFDEWRVSFQDSYSNAYIGLCLPKLLAPLIRHQLIGWNPLQADEDFETLPWYSAVERFCHGQGYEESENMDKTTLPTIIEKTILSKVQGFVELVWDPLSARQSQTLTTLCKRIQDDYSVFDGEQSKPVKAFVEAVIQRLRSAVDNDVFVPLYPKKFLEDKRSPQFQFQNKQFWSAVKLLGNMALWDGLIHEHVLKELMLEKLLGRYLMITVLNESDPKHTVHKCKKIADCFPESWFIDGITGWSLPQLQSFSKHLLQTARVLFKDSSDPSSTRALLSDVLFVLKKIKAHDGIRTITEKYHCEDLLKTLP, encoded by the exons ATGTTTAACAAAAAGCCACGCAGAAATTTCAGGCAAAGGAAGAATGAATCCAGTGATGAAGATGAGAACGAAAAGCTCAGCGGTGACGCCGGAAAGGAAACGGAGAAAGCGGTTTCGCCGCGGAGCAACGGCAGTCCAAAGGCTCGCGAGCGCGACTCCAGTGATGCTGAGGAGTCCTCAGACACAAAACACCGGTCGAAGAGCAACACACTCAGCTTTCTTGAGGAAAAAGACT CCACCGAGGGCAGTTTTACAGTGAGACGCTCGGTCAACAGAGAAGTTGTGTTCCAGGCTCGGAAAAAAGAAAGTTCCCCCGCGCCGCCGCTCGGCTCCAAGG TTAAGAAGAGTGAAGATGTCCGTGTGCAATCTGACAGCGATTCTGATTCATCGGTGGAAGAAGTTCCTCCTGACAGCGACGAGGGGAGTTCTTCTACCCTGTCGAGTTCGTCCGGTTCTCCAAAACCACAAAGAG TCGTCATTCCCGACGCTAGAAAGATTCGCGCTGCCAAAGAGAAAAGGAGACAAGCCAGAGCCCAGCAGGATTACATTTCATTGGATTCACCCCGAACTCCTGGGAGCCCACAGGAAGAGGATCCGAGCAATGGAGAACAAGACAGTGACAGTGAGCTGGACGATCATGAGCGTAGAATCCAGTTTGCACCCAAACCCAAGActctgagagagagaatggCTGACAAGATGG gCAGTGATAGTGAAGAGAGTTTTTCTGATAGCCAAGAGGAGGAAGACCAGCAGATATGGGAAGAACAGCAAATCGGAAAAGGAGTCAAAAGACACCAA AAGGAATGGCAGGCTCCTAGACCGGCACGGCAGAAGAAAATGAACGTCCCTGAATCCCTGCCGCCAGTCAGTATCGATGTCATTAAGAAGAGAATCATTTCGAA ATTAGCTTCACTGAGAGAGGTGCACAGGGCTCGGGAGGCGGAGCTAAGGAGGATGCAGCTGGATATGGAAATGGCCAAGAGCTCATTGGAGAGTCTTGAAAATCATGCTGCGGATGAGAAGCTGCGCTTCTACCGCACCATGAATATATTCTCACGAAACCTACTGGAATGCCTGTCTGAGAAG atgaTTTTAATAAACTCCATTGAGCTGGACATGCACAGTCTCTATATTGACCAGGCAGAGGCGCTGATGAGTCAGAGAAGAGAAGCACTGCAGGAGGAGTCCTCCAGGATTCAGAAGATAACCT ATAACACTGATTCACACGACAACGGTGACACAGGCGGAGACTCTAACCCTACTTGGCAGAATTG CTTGTCTGAAGAAGACGCTGGGTGTGTGCCGTGTGACTGGGAGCCCGCGTCTGAGCAGCAGGCAGAGCTACAAAGGAAAAGAG ATGATCTGCTGAAAAAGGCGAAGGAAGTGTTTGCAGATGTTCAAACGGACTTCTGGGATGTGAAGAAAATCCTCTCTAGATTTGATGAGTGGCGCGTCTCCTTTCAGGACTCTTACAGTAATGCCTACATTGGCCTATGCCTCCCAAAACTCCTGGCACCCCTGATCCGACACCAGCTTATTGGCTGGAATCCTCTTCAG GCAGACGAAGACTTCGAAACATTGCCGTGGTATTCTGCTGTTGAGAGGTTCTGTCATGGTCAGGGTTATGAGGAGTCGGAGAACATGGATAAGACGACGCTGCCTACCATAATTGAGAAGACGATCCTCTCTAAAGTTCAAG GTTTCGTGGAGCTGGTGTGGGACCCTCTGTCCGCGCGGCAGTCTCAAACCCTCACGACACTCTGCAAGAGAATACAGGATGATTATTCTGTATTTGATGGTGAACAAAGCAAACCTGTCAAG gcctttgtagaagcAGTTATTCAGAGGTTAAGGAGCGCTGTAGATAATGACGTCTTTGTCCCACTGTACccaaaaaa GTTTCTAGAGGATAAACGGTCCCCACAGTTCCAGTTTCAGAACAAACAGTTTTGGTCAGCAGTGAAG TTGCTTGGTAATATGGCATTATGGGACGGTTTAATTCATGAACATGTTCTTAAAGAGCTGATGTTGGAGAAACTTCTCGGCCGTTACTTGATGATAACTGTCCTTAATGAATCTGATCCAAAACACACCGTCCACAAATGCAAAAAG ATTGCAGATTGTTTTCCTGAATCGTGGTTCATTGATGGGATCACTGGGTGGTCACTTCCTCAGCTGCAGAGCTTCAGCAAACATCTTCTTCAGACCGCTCGGGTCTTATTTAAGGACAGCAGTGACCCCAGCAGCACTCG gGCACTTTTATCTGATGTGCTGTTTGTCCTCAAGAAGATAAAGGCACATGACGGCATTAGGACtataacagaaaaatatcaCTGTGAGGATCTGTTAAAAACTCTCCCGTAG
- the eva1a gene encoding protein eva-1 homolog A, giving the protein MVTAFLNERQAATEEMALVSNALAAYSFIADHPERAALYFVCGVCLGLVLTLIALVVQISCRTDCKTQQAAKKPGKTAESTSDTSDSDSDWDNSSDLSARRHRRFERTLGNVFTSAEELERAQRLEERERIIREIWMNGQPDMPATRSLNRYY; this is encoded by the exons ATGGTTACAGCTTTCCTCAATGAAAGGCAAGCCGCTACGGAGGAGATGGCTTTAGTAAGCAATGCGCTGGCTGCTTACTCCTTCATAGCAG ATCACCCGGAACGGGCGGCGCTGTATTTCGTGTGTGGAGTGTGTTTGGGACTGGTCTTGACTCTCATCGCGCTAGTGGTGCAGATCTCCTGTCGAACCGACTGCAAAACGCAGCAGGCTGCCAAGAAGCCCGGCAAGACCGCAGAGAGCACCAGCGACACGAGCGACAGCGACTCGGACTGGGACAACAGCTCCGACCTGTCGGCGCGCCGCCACCGGCGCTTTGAACGGACGCTCGGTAACGTGTTCACCTCGGCGGAGGAGCTGGAGCGCGCGCAGAGACTAGAGGAGCGCGAGCGCATCATCCGGGAGATCTGGATGAATGGACAGCCGGACATGCCGGCCACGCGCAGCCTCAACCGCTACTATTGA